In Thermoplasmata archaeon, the following proteins share a genomic window:
- a CDS encoding nucleotidyltransferase family protein: MTELNCVILAGGFARRLLPLTENTPKPLLPVGGRPILSYTIEKLRRVGGLGRCYLTTNKKFERNFREFMERECGGLAFELFVEDAEREGEKLGSVGALAHLFSKKKPSDSTLVVAGDNLFDLELSELVEHHRRVGTSVVAVYDIGSYERASLYGVVSLDRAGRILSLLEKPPEPPSTLVSTACYVFDADALRLLQTYIDEGNPCDAAGHFVAWLCRRRPVYSFVFSGMWFDIGSPESYAEADRIMRERRHHR; the protein is encoded by the coding sequence ATGACGGAGCTAAATTGCGTGATTCTGGCTGGCGGGTTCGCCCGGAGGCTGCTACCCCTGACCGAGAACACCCCCAAGCCCCTCCTACCTGTCGGAGGAAGGCCAATTCTCTCCTATACTATTGAGAAGCTCAGGAGAGTCGGTGGGCTCGGGAGGTGCTACCTCACCACCAACAAGAAGTTCGAGAGAAACTTCAGGGAATTCATGGAGAGGGAGTGCGGAGGCCTAGCCTTCGAGCTCTTCGTCGAAGATGCTGAGCGGGAGGGTGAGAAGCTAGGGAGCGTCGGGGCTCTCGCCCACCTCTTCTCCAAAAAAAAGCCAAGCGACAGCACCCTTGTGGTCGCCGGTGACAACCTGTTCGATCTCGAGCTTTCAGAGCTCGTGGAACACCACAGAAGAGTCGGGACGTCCGTCGTGGCGGTCTACGACATCGGCTCGTACGAGAGAGCGTCGCTCTACGGTGTGGTCTCCTTGGACCGAGCAGGGAGAATTCTGTCCCTTCTAGAGAAGCCCCCGGAGCCACCCTCAACCCTCGTCTCCACGGCCTGCTACGTTTTCGATGCGGATGCCCTTCGTCTCCTCCAGACATATATTGACGAGGGAAACCCCTGCGACGCCGCTGGCCACTTCGTGGCCTGGCTCTGCCGCCGGAGGCCCGTTTATAGCTTCGTTTTCTCCGGGATGTGGTTCGATATCGGCTCGCCCGAGAGCTATGCTGAGGCTGACAGGATTATGCGCGAGAGGCGGCATCATCGGTGA
- a CDS encoding tetratricopeptide repeat protein: protein MLPTSIWDSLPPKVRVLLYLHSLRETKMWAGKKARPEDFTQKGMAEALGVSVPRLSKLLTSLTAEGSVASSRVRIPGLRRSPLSYSLTEAGAKLAATEVKEILRRKVRFTSLDGTVTVRSLRKLSKALRMEGNLFALLTATDERHGLRADAIREKPARPEAPRLARPEIIDLRNAILDIPHFVGRKAELKELASFLADPKARLFSLTGAAAIGKTSLVSRFIRGLTGDLSVAFHSCREWDTLRNLLEPVAELLARRGHRTLEHVLRTELNPITMQQIAEILKRDLCGVRALFVFDDLHKLQIDFRPMLKFFLSFAHQEGSRAPRAATQVKVIATSREPLVGVFDPRDILLKELVREMELRGLKESEVAQMLQLGKAFSLPAKRVNELTRGNPLFIELIIRSGLSGAVKDFRKFIESEVIAKLSEDERTVLSCLSVFKIPVPFSALQIPQATVQAVERLVRTGLVNEAPPGVFSLPDIVVDTVYRSLKHEDRKRYHQVAANYHLSIKNDGNIAAAIDHLTAADRIVEALELGAQHVRALLKAGFSDRINELLKEAARVDIPSRGIVAECKIKSELALASGEWRMAQIYLDRALANVKGNPPEEGRILAAMAHALREQAAYDRALKKYFLAEKRALKLYDIPTLGEIYRGIGKVYWRKGEFKEALTYLKKSLDFLKAENMEAERGETYIDLGLVYNCLGKYEEAIDYYYRAIELFKARKWIHPMARAYNSLGIQYLDLKDYDNAIKAWTRCYLLSKKTQNKKGMIVSLMNLSDPYSIKGDFNKALRCIQKAMKIAEDTGDQLSIAGGFSNFGQVYARMKDWEKSFSYFEKSLTILRKYSIPYEIAMKLFYYGEALKNSGELDKANAILMEALHLFQQCKARKRVEEVKDLLRDIALKRRQG from the coding sequence ATGCTTCCCACCAGCATTTGGGACTCGCTCCCTCCAAAAGTTCGGGTTCTGCTCTACCTCCACAGCCTCAGGGAGACGAAGATGTGGGCTGGGAAGAAGGCGAGGCCTGAGGACTTTACGCAGAAGGGAATGGCCGAAGCCCTTGGCGTCAGCGTTCCCAGACTCAGCAAGCTCCTTACTTCACTGACCGCAGAGGGCTCGGTGGCATCCTCACGCGTAAGAATTCCGGGCCTCAGGCGCAGCCCTCTCTCCTATTCTCTCACCGAGGCCGGGGCGAAGCTTGCCGCGACCGAGGTCAAGGAGATTCTGCGACGCAAGGTTAGGTTCACCAGCCTCGATGGCACAGTTACCGTGAGGAGTCTTAGAAAGCTCAGCAAGGCTCTGAGGATGGAGGGGAACCTCTTCGCCCTGCTCACGGCGACGGATGAGCGCCATGGCCTCCGCGCCGACGCAATCCGGGAGAAGCCGGCTAGGCCGGAGGCTCCACGGTTGGCCAGACCGGAGATAATAGACCTCCGAAACGCCATCCTCGACATCCCCCACTTCGTCGGGAGGAAGGCCGAACTCAAGGAGCTCGCCTCGTTTCTGGCCGACCCGAAGGCCCGGCTCTTTTCATTGACGGGCGCGGCCGCGATAGGTAAGACCTCACTCGTATCGCGCTTCATCAGGGGCCTTACCGGCGACCTCTCAGTCGCCTTCCATTCCTGCCGGGAGTGGGACACTCTGCGCAACCTGCTCGAGCCCGTGGCGGAGCTGCTCGCGAGACGCGGACATAGAACACTGGAGCATGTCCTCCGAACAGAACTCAATCCGATAACGATGCAGCAAATCGCTGAAATACTGAAGAGGGACCTGTGCGGTGTGAGGGCTCTGTTCGTTTTTGACGACCTGCATAAGCTCCAAATCGACTTCAGACCGATGTTAAAGTTCTTCCTGAGTTTTGCGCATCAGGAGGGCTCTCGCGCACCACGGGCCGCCACCCAAGTCAAGGTCATAGCGACCTCCCGCGAACCATTGGTCGGGGTTTTCGACCCACGCGACATCCTATTGAAGGAGCTCGTGAGGGAGATGGAGCTAAGGGGCCTCAAAGAGAGCGAGGTTGCGCAGATGCTCCAGCTTGGAAAAGCCTTCTCCCTCCCGGCGAAGAGGGTCAACGAGCTGACGCGGGGCAACCCTCTCTTCATCGAGCTGATTATCCGCTCAGGCTTGTCCGGCGCAGTGAAGGACTTCAGAAAGTTCATCGAGAGCGAGGTTATCGCCAAGCTTTCCGAGGACGAGAGAACCGTCCTGAGCTGCCTGAGCGTCTTCAAAATCCCTGTGCCGTTCAGCGCCCTCCAGATTCCCCAGGCGACGGTTCAGGCAGTCGAGAGGCTTGTCAGGACGGGGCTTGTGAATGAGGCGCCTCCAGGCGTGTTCTCTCTCCCCGATATCGTCGTGGACACGGTGTACCGCTCCCTGAAGCACGAGGACAGGAAGCGATACCATCAAGTCGCAGCCAATTACCACCTCTCCATTAAGAACGACGGGAACATAGCGGCTGCTATAGACCATCTCACCGCTGCGGACAGGATTGTCGAGGCGCTGGAACTCGGGGCCCAGCATGTTAGGGCTCTGCTCAAGGCCGGCTTCAGCGACCGGATAAACGAGCTCCTCAAAGAGGCCGCGAGGGTCGACATACCGTCGCGGGGTATTGTTGCAGAGTGCAAAATCAAGTCTGAGCTCGCGCTCGCCTCGGGCGAGTGGAGAATGGCCCAGATATACCTCGATAGAGCGCTCGCCAATGTGAAAGGGAACCCCCCCGAAGAGGGCAGAATTCTGGCGGCGATGGCCCACGCCCTCAGGGAGCAGGCGGCGTACGACAGGGCTCTGAAGAAGTACTTTTTAGCCGAGAAGCGCGCCCTGAAGCTCTACGACATCCCCACCCTCGGAGAGATATACCGCGGTATTGGGAAGGTCTACTGGAGGAAGGGTGAGTTCAAGGAGGCCCTGACGTACTTGAAAAAGAGCCTGGACTTCCTCAAGGCGGAGAACATGGAGGCAGAGAGGGGGGAGACCTACATTGACCTTGGGCTTGTGTACAACTGCCTCGGAAAATATGAGGAGGCGATAGATTATTATTATAGGGCAATCGAGCTCTTCAAGGCGAGGAAGTGGATTCATCCAATGGCGAGGGCGTATAATAGTTTGGGAATTCAGTACTTGGATCTGAAGGATTATGACAACGCGATCAAAGCATGGACAAGATGTTATCTCCTTTCGAAAAAAACGCAAAATAAAAAAGGAATGATTGTTTCATTGATGAATCTTTCAGACCCTTACTCTATAAAAGGAGATTTTAATAAAGCATTACGATGTATTCAAAAAGCTATGAAAATTGCAGAAGATACGGGGGATCAATTAAGTATTGCGGGTGGATTTTCTAATTTTGGACAAGTCTATGCAAGAATGAAAGATTGGGAAAAATCATTTTCTTATTTTGAAAAGAGTTTAACGATATTAAGAAAATATTCAATACCATACGAAATAGCAATGAAATTATTTTATTATGGTGAGGCTCTAAAAAACAGCGGGGAACTGGATAAAGCCAATGCTATCTTAATGGAAGCCCTACATCTTTTTCAACAATGCAAGGCCCGCAAGAGAGTGGAGGAGGTCAAGGACCTCCTCCGGGACATAGCCCTTAAGCGACGTCAAGGATGA
- a CDS encoding N-acetyltransferase, which produces MSLTDNRPEGGTGNEDFVIRRFRLEDLSQVARLVESVFREKYDVQMYLNLYQSWPDGFQVVERRGELAAFLLGMISGPRQVRVLLLAVHPNYRSRGLGSCLLASFIQAAKALPADAVTLEVRMSNHRALAFYQRLGFSITGMIPNYYRDGESAHVLVKWLG; this is translated from the coding sequence ATGAGCCTTACAGACAACCGCCCTGAGGGCGGTACCGGTAACGAGGATTTCGTCATCCGAAGGTTCAGGCTGGAGGACCTCTCCCAAGTCGCCAGGCTTGTCGAGAGCGTGTTCAGGGAAAAGTACGATGTGCAGATGTACCTCAATCTATACCAGAGCTGGCCCGACGGTTTTCAGGTCGTCGAGAGGCGGGGAGAGCTCGCCGCCTTCCTCCTCGGGATGATATCGGGGCCCAGGCAGGTCAGGGTCCTTCTGCTCGCGGTCCATCCGAACTACAGGAGCCGGGGCCTGGGCTCATGCCTCCTTGCCAGTTTCATACAGGCGGCGAAAGCTCTGCCGGCCGATGCCGTCACGCTCGAGGTCAGGATGAGCAACCACCGTGCCCTAGCGTTCTACCAGAGGCTCGGCTTCTCCATAACGGGCATGATTCCGAACTATTATAGAGACGGCGAGAGCGCCCATGTGCTGGTGAAGTGGCTCGGGTGA